A genomic window from Sulfurospirillum diekertiae includes:
- a CDS encoding acetolactate synthase large subunit produces MELSGSQMVIEALRKENVSVVFGYPGGAIMNVYDEVYKQNYFKHILTRHEQAALHAADGYARATGDVGVAFVTSGPGFTNAVTGLATAYMDSIPMVVISGQVPISMIGTDAFQEIDAVGISRPCVKHNYLVKDVKDLPRILKEAFYIARSGRPGPVHVDIPKDVTAQIGHFAYPSEIKMQTYKPTYKGNPRQIKKAIEAIALAKRPVLYIGGGAINSNASDEVREFAKICGIPAVETLMARGVMGDENPLLLGMLGMHGCYSANMAMSEADLMIAFGPRFDDRVTGKLSEFAKHAKIIHVDIDPSSIGKIVPIDYPIVGDLKNVVEAMIPLAKEQIDENKYKPWRDLLKRYGEIHPLKYEDSNEILKPQWAIERVGEILGDKAIICTDVGQHQMWAAQFYPFSYPRQWITSGGLGTMGYGLPAAIGAKVAVPSKTVINFTGDGSILMNIQELMTAVENKVAVVNIILNNQFLGMVRQWQTFFYNKRYSSTDLSVQPDFVKLVESFGGRGFRVKTKDEFDKALKEAVESNTVCMIDVQVDRFENVLPMVPAGGTLYNMMLEYKE; encoded by the coding sequence ATGGAGTTAAGCGGTTCCCAAATGGTCATAGAAGCACTACGTAAGGAGAATGTCAGCGTCGTCTTTGGCTATCCTGGTGGTGCTATCATGAATGTTTATGATGAAGTTTACAAACAAAACTATTTTAAACATATTTTAACACGACACGAACAAGCAGCTTTACATGCAGCAGATGGTTATGCACGCGCAACGGGTGATGTAGGCGTTGCCTTTGTTACCAGTGGTCCTGGTTTTACCAATGCTGTCACAGGTCTTGCAACAGCCTATATGGATTCTATCCCTATGGTTGTGATTAGCGGTCAAGTTCCTATTAGTATGATTGGAACCGATGCGTTTCAAGAGATTGATGCGGTAGGTATTAGTCGTCCTTGTGTCAAACATAACTACTTAGTTAAAGATGTCAAAGATTTGCCACGTATTTTAAAAGAGGCATTTTACATTGCACGAAGTGGTCGTCCTGGTCCTGTTCATGTCGATATTCCCAAAGATGTCACAGCACAAATTGGCCATTTCGCCTATCCAAGTGAAATTAAAATGCAAACCTATAAGCCAACCTACAAAGGCAATCCAAGACAGATTAAAAAAGCGATTGAAGCTATTGCTTTAGCAAAACGTCCTGTTCTTTATATTGGCGGTGGTGCGATTAACTCAAATGCAAGTGATGAAGTACGTGAATTTGCAAAAATCTGCGGCATTCCTGCGGTTGAGACGTTGATGGCGCGCGGCGTTATGGGCGATGAAAACCCATTACTACTTGGAATGCTTGGAATGCACGGCTGCTATAGCGCCAATATGGCCATGAGCGAAGCAGACCTCATGATTGCTTTTGGACCACGTTTTGATGACAGGGTTACAGGAAAACTGAGCGAATTTGCAAAACATGCTAAAATCATTCATGTTGATATCGATCCAAGTAGTATTGGAAAAATTGTTCCAATTGATTATCCCATCGTAGGTGATCTTAAAAATGTTGTAGAGGCGATGATTCCTTTAGCCAAAGAACAAATTGATGAAAACAAATATAAACCTTGGCGTGATTTGTTAAAGCGTTATGGTGAAATCCATCCATTGAAATATGAAGATTCAAATGAGATTCTTAAACCACAATGGGCGATAGAGCGCGTTGGTGAGATACTTGGTGATAAAGCCATTATCTGTACGGATGTTGGGCAGCACCAAATGTGGGCAGCACAGTTTTATCCTTTCTCTTATCCTCGTCAATGGATTACGAGTGGTGGACTCGGAACGATGGGTTATGGTCTTCCAGCAGCCATTGGTGCCAAAGTGGCGGTGCCTTCAAAAACTGTTATCAATTTTACGGGTGATGGTTCTATTTTGATGAATATTCAAGAGTTGATGACTGCCGTTGAAAATAAAGTAGCTGTGGTTAATATCATCTTAAATAATCAGTTCTTGGGAATGGTTCGTCAATGGCAAACATTCTTTTACAATAAACGCTACTCTTCAACCGATCTTTCAGTACAGCCTGACTTTGTCAAACTGGTTGAGAGCTTTGGAGGACGCGGTTTTAGAGTTAAAACCAAAGATGAGTTTGATAAAGCCCTTAAAGAGGCTGTTGAAAGTAACACTGTCTGTATGATTGACGTTCAAGTTGATCGCTTTGAGAACGTTTTACCAATGGTTCCAGCAGGTGGAACGCTTTACAATATGATGCTTGAGTATAAGGAGTAA
- a CDS encoding Ppx/GppA phosphatase family protein, which translates to MIGCDLGSNTLRIVQMDCQTKERIHVYEKIVRTGKDLHVTGLICESSKQNILNALYEASHIFDFKNERCFCVTTEAMRIASNAGEILKEIETIFGLTFQIITGEKEAYLTSLAVENALKREGFKHQTYALFDLGGGSTEFTFCKDGTKQSQSFPFGIINVAERYSLDRELHVTRIVNSIDDFMTQHDPISSNFLQLVTTAGTPTTVAAFLKGLDYAHYDATIVNGTVLHVKDFDEAYERLSLMNEEDAERYTGTNRRDLVIVGILIVKAIMKKLGFESCIVIDDGLREGVALEQCYNLNKS; encoded by the coding sequence ATGATTGGCTGTGATTTAGGTTCCAATACCTTGCGAATTGTACAAATGGATTGTCAAACAAAAGAGCGTATTCATGTTTATGAAAAAATTGTGCGCACAGGTAAAGATTTACATGTAACGGGATTGATTTGTGAATCTTCCAAACAAAATATCTTGAATGCCCTATATGAAGCCTCTCATATCTTTGATTTTAAAAATGAACGCTGTTTCTGTGTAACCACTGAAGCGATGCGCATTGCTTCGAATGCTGGGGAAATTTTAAAAGAAATCGAAACAATTTTTGGCCTTACTTTTCAGATTATAACAGGTGAAAAAGAAGCATATCTCACATCACTTGCTGTTGAAAATGCCCTCAAGCGCGAAGGGTTTAAACATCAAACCTATGCCTTATTTGACCTTGGTGGAGGTTCAACAGAATTTACCTTTTGCAAAGATGGTACAAAACAGTCACAAAGCTTTCCTTTTGGAATTATCAATGTAGCGGAGAGATATTCACTTGATCGTGAATTACATGTAACGCGTATCGTTAATTCCATTGATGATTTTATGACTCAACACGATCCAATTTCTTCCAATTTTTTACAATTAGTAACAACAGCAGGAACACCAACAACGGTTGCCGCATTTTTAAAAGGCTTGGATTATGCTCATTATGATGCGACTATTGTGAATGGAACCGTTTTACATGTAAAGGATTTTGATGAAGCATATGAGCGTTTATCTTTGATGAATGAAGAAGATGCAGAGCGTTATACAGGCACGAATCGTAGGGATTTAGTCATTGTTGGTATCTTAATTGTCAAAGCAATTATGAAAAAACTTGGCTTTGAAAGTTGCATCGTAATTGATGATGGACTCAGAGAAGGTGTCGCACTTGAGCAGTGTTACAATTTGAACAAATCATAA
- the lpxD gene encoding UDP-3-O-(3-hydroxymyristoyl)glucosamine N-acyltransferase, with protein MKLSLLAQAISLEFSGIDKEVTSFATLKEATSSQITFFDNPKLLTDLQNTKAGVVILSSAYQAYLPKTSQALISDNPHLSMAYASIYFAKKAFDTSSPAHISEKCFISPNVVIGSNSVVEEDTEIMPNVTIGANVKIGKNVKIFPNVVVYDDSIIQDNCIIQAGAIIGSDGFGYAHTKMGEHIKIYHSGNVILEEDVEVGSNTTIDRAVFGSTIIQKGTKIDNLVQIGHNCEIGQACILVAQTGISGSTKLGRNVIMGGQSATAGHLEIGDFATIAARGGVSKSIEGGKIYGGFPLTLQNEWLKTQAKLAKFFKKN; from the coding sequence ATGAAACTTAGCCTTCTTGCTCAAGCAATTTCGCTTGAATTTTCAGGTATAGATAAGGAAGTTACCTCTTTTGCAACACTCAAGGAGGCAACTTCCTCTCAAATTACTTTCTTTGACAATCCAAAACTTTTAACTGACTTGCAAAATACAAAAGCAGGCGTTGTGATTCTTTCCTCAGCGTATCAAGCATATCTACCCAAAACATCTCAAGCGCTTATCAGTGACAATCCCCATTTAAGTATGGCGTATGCAAGTATATATTTTGCTAAAAAAGCCTTTGATACCTCTTCACCTGCCCATATTTCAGAAAAATGTTTCATTAGTCCAAATGTGGTTATTGGTAGCAATAGTGTGGTTGAGGAAGACACAGAGATTATGCCGAACGTCACCATTGGTGCCAATGTTAAAATTGGTAAAAACGTTAAAATTTTCCCTAATGTTGTTGTGTATGATGATTCAATCATCCAAGATAACTGTATTATTCAAGCAGGGGCGATTATAGGAAGCGATGGTTTTGGCTATGCTCATACAAAAATGGGTGAGCATATTAAAATCTATCATAGTGGCAATGTTATCCTTGAAGAAGATGTTGAAGTGGGATCAAATACAACAATTGATCGTGCTGTTTTTGGATCAACGATTATTCAAAAAGGAACAAAAATAGATAATCTGGTTCAGATTGGACATAATTGTGAAATAGGGCAAGCCTGTATTTTAGTGGCTCAAACAGGTATTTCAGGCTCGACAAAATTGGGACGTAATGTCATTATGGGTGGACAAAGTGCCACAGCTGGACATTTGGAGATTGGTGATTTTGCAACCATCGCAGCACGTGGTGGTGTTTCAAAGTCGATTGAAGGCGGTAAAATTTACGGCGGTTTTCCACTCACATTACAAAATGAGTGGTTGAAAACGCAAGCAAAACTCGCAAAATTTTTTAAAAAGAATTAA
- a CDS encoding pyridoxine 5'-phosphate synthase, with protein MLLGVNIDHIAVLREARKINDPDPLDAVSLVKRAGADQITIHLREDRRHINDDDAKKIIETSQLPINLECSINAEIIDKVLQLHPHRATLVPEKREEVTTEGGLDVVKNKEIITEIAKRLKKEHIELSLFIDPNSAMIEASKEINAEWIELHTGLYANIYAMLYSNLSRSRHSIKELELDRESLHVKLLEATHELEKSAKQAQQLGLKVAAGHGLNYQNVKRILDIKEICELNIGQSIIARSIFVGFETAVKELLGLIR; from the coding sequence ATGCTTCTAGGCGTAAATATCGATCATATTGCAGTGCTTAGAGAGGCACGAAAGATTAACGATCCTGATCCACTTGATGCAGTTTCTTTGGTTAAACGTGCTGGAGCTGATCAGATTACCATCCATTTGCGAGAAGATAGACGTCATATTAATGACGATGATGCTAAAAAAATTATTGAAACGTCTCAACTTCCTATCAATTTAGAGTGTTCTATTAATGCCGAAATTATTGACAAAGTGCTTCAATTACATCCGCATCGAGCTACGCTTGTTCCAGAAAAGCGTGAAGAAGTGACAACAGAAGGTGGACTGGATGTTGTTAAAAACAAAGAGATCATTACAGAGATCGCAAAAAGACTTAAAAAAGAGCATATTGAACTTTCGTTATTTATTGATCCCAATAGTGCTATGATCGAAGCTTCAAAAGAGATCAACGCTGAGTGGATTGAGTTACATACGGGATTGTATGCCAATATTTATGCGATGCTCTACTCTAATCTATCACGTTCAAGACACAGTATCAAAGAGCTTGAACTGGATCGTGAATCTTTACATGTAAAGCTCCTTGAAGCAACCCATGAGCTTGAAAAATCTGCAAAACAAGCACAGCAATTAGGGCTTAAGGTAGCTGCAGGGCATGGACTAAACTACCAAAATGTTAAGCGTATTTTAGATATCAAAGAGATTTGCGAGCTTAATATTGGGCAGAGTATTATCGCACGTTCCATTTTTGTAGGGTTTGAGACTGCCGTTAAAGAGTTGTTAGGATTAATACGATGA
- a CDS encoding cytochrome b/b6 domain-containing protein, whose amino-acid sequence MNKRSDEVFVWPLCTRIIHWIIATSFLLAFVTSFDRTLFEWHLAFGFIFGIMLLFRIIWGFFGPNYATFKTFKLKYSELQSYFIEKVQNRWRKIHAGHNAASSWFTLIVLGLGSWIVLSGLLLQGTQEASGLFSRLNAHYFRFSSALLLFHEILSYLLFTWAMIHIVGVLIEQFYHKTHMLFAMITGYKKAEGQDAAVSIVRHLFAYSAIILSMMTLFFVARPQDTFLTKSLFERRDFKAENSTFYEKCSKCHKIYPPFMLPHDSWIRLMDGLENHFGEQIRENNITQSEQMNIKAYLLSHSAESSSHKLAFKTLESLGEMRPISMSKVPYWREAHKNIDKKVYQSLHVKNASNCFACHEDFEYGILENRRIHIPR is encoded by the coding sequence ATGAATAAAAGATCTGATGAAGTTTTTGTTTGGCCGTTGTGTACACGTATTATTCATTGGATTATTGCTACTTCTTTTCTCCTTGCTTTTGTGACATCTTTCGATCGCACTCTGTTTGAATGGCATCTTGCTTTTGGTTTTATTTTTGGAATCATGTTGCTTTTTAGAATTATTTGGGGATTTTTTGGTCCTAATTATGCAACGTTTAAAACGTTCAAATTAAAATACAGTGAGCTTCAAAGCTATTTTATTGAAAAAGTGCAAAACAGATGGCGAAAAATTCATGCAGGACATAATGCCGCATCAAGTTGGTTTACACTGATTGTTTTAGGTTTGGGGAGTTGGATTGTTTTGAGTGGACTTTTACTGCAAGGGACACAAGAAGCAAGCGGTCTTTTTTCACGTTTAAATGCGCATTATTTTCGCTTTTCTTCGGCATTGCTATTGTTTCATGAAATACTTTCTTATCTCCTTTTTACTTGGGCAATGATTCATATTGTAGGTGTTTTAATTGAACAGTTTTACCATAAGACACATATGCTTTTTGCAATGATTACAGGGTATAAAAAAGCGGAAGGTCAAGATGCAGCTGTTTCGATAGTACGACATCTTTTTGCCTATTCAGCAATTATTTTATCTATGATGACGCTCTTTTTTGTTGCGCGACCTCAGGATACTTTTTTAACAAAGAGCTTATTTGAGCGGCGAGATTTTAAAGCTGAAAATAGCACTTTTTATGAAAAATGCAGTAAATGTCATAAGATCTATCCACCATTTATGTTACCACATGACTCATGGATTCGTCTTATGGATGGTCTTGAAAACCACTTTGGTGAACAGATTAGAGAAAATAACATTACTCAAAGCGAGCAAATGAATATTAAAGCGTATCTTTTAAGCCATAGTGCAGAGAGCTCGTCTCATAAACTTGCTTTTAAAACCTTAGAATCACTGGGCGAGATGCGTCCTATTTCCATGAGTAAAGTTCCCTATTGGCGAGAAGCACACAAAAATATTGATAAAAAAGTCTATCAATCTTTACATGTAAAAAATGCTTCAAATTGTTTTGCTTGTCATGAAGATTTTGAATATGGGATATTGGAAAATAGACGTATCCATATACCTAGATAA
- a CDS encoding c-type cytochrome: MKKMNLALSLAAVALVVLSGCGDKPKSDVATYKYTPAQVYAETCVHCHGPKGEGIAEKKAPALTKQSIQELEMSLFDIKNGGLGQSTASEHDIMEHNMKKLAEKGYDYDIKMMANYLHNAFYVAK, from the coding sequence ATGAAAAAAATGAATTTAGCACTTTCTCTAGCAGCAGTTGCCTTAGTTGTTTTAAGCGGGTGTGGTGATAAACCAAAATCGGATGTTGCTACTTATAAATATACTCCAGCACAAGTTTATGCTGAGACTTGCGTACATTGTCATGGTCCAAAAGGCGAAGGTATCGCTGAGAAGAAAGCACCTGCGCTGACCAAGCAAAGTATTCAAGAACTTGAAATGTCACTTTTTGATATTAAAAATGGTGGTCTTGGACAGTCCACAGCAAGTGAGCATGATATTATGGAACATAATATGAAGAAGCTGGCTGAAAAAGGCTACGACTACGATATTAAAATGATGGCAAACTACCTTCACAATGCGTTCTATGTTGCTAAATAA
- the ilvN gene encoding acetolactate synthase small subunit, giving the protein MRRVLSVIVLNEDGVLSRISGLFAGRGYNIDSLTVAPIPKTNLSRLTIVTSGSAPVLEQIVKQLHKLIPTYKVIESGQFVEKEMALVKIPLNEDFNGLDAMLKAYNGTIASSGEDFIVVMVADDYDRIDNFLKAVKKYNPTDIVRSGSVAMDI; this is encoded by the coding sequence ATCAGAAGAGTTTTATCGGTTATCGTTTTAAATGAAGACGGTGTTTTGTCACGTATATCAGGTCTTTTTGCAGGACGTGGTTACAATATTGACTCACTTACAGTTGCGCCAATACCTAAAACAAATCTATCACGGTTGACGATTGTGACCTCAGGCAGTGCTCCTGTTTTGGAGCAAATTGTAAAGCAATTGCATAAATTGATACCTACGTACAAAGTCATAGAATCAGGTCAGTTTGTTGAAAAAGAGATGGCGCTGGTCAAGATTCCTCTCAATGAAGACTTTAATGGGCTTGATGCCATGCTTAAAGCGTATAATGGAACGATTGCGAGTAGTGGTGAGGATTTTATCGTTGTCATGGTTGCAGATGATTATGATCGTATCGATAATTTTTTAAAAGCGGTTAAAAAATACAACCCAACAGACATCGTAAGAAGCGGCTCTGTCGCAATGGATATTTAA
- the pdxA gene encoding 4-hydroxythreonine-4-phosphate dehydrogenase, giving the protein MKKIAISIGDLNGIGLEIALRAHQEVQKLCDPIYCINENMLGWGAALLDLDVPSDFEIRDCGKVFEIEAGVCSAEAGESSYDSFITAVALAKSNEVSGIVTLPINKESWALAGLEYKGHTDALSDLLGCEAIMMLGCEEMFTILYTHHIPLRDVPHEIKAKKIKPFLLKVYEEIGEDRIAVLGLNPHAGDHGVIGDEDEEIKRAIEKANNFLEREVFVGPFVPDMAFSKVNRAKFRYFVCMYHDQGLIPLKALYFDESINVSLNAGIVRTSVDHGTAFDIAYKNENPSTLSYINAVKEAVKLATGKTLLTF; this is encoded by the coding sequence ATGAAAAAAATAGCGATTAGCATTGGAGATTTAAATGGTATTGGTTTAGAGATTGCTCTGCGCGCACATCAAGAGGTGCAAAAGCTCTGCGATCCAATTTATTGTATCAACGAAAATATGCTTGGTTGGGGCGCGGCACTTTTAGATTTAGATGTCCCTAGTGACTTTGAAATACGTGATTGTGGCAAGGTTTTTGAGATTGAAGCGGGTGTTTGTAGCGCTGAAGCGGGTGAAAGCTCATACGATTCGTTTATTACCGCTGTTGCACTGGCTAAAAGCAATGAAGTTAGCGGTATCGTCACGCTTCCTATTAACAAAGAGTCATGGGCCTTAGCAGGTCTTGAGTATAAGGGACACACCGATGCACTGAGCGATCTTTTGGGGTGTGAAGCCATTATGATGTTAGGTTGCGAAGAGATGTTTACCATACTTTACACTCATCACATTCCACTGCGCGATGTTCCGCATGAAATTAAAGCAAAAAAAATCAAACCTTTTTTGCTGAAAGTGTATGAAGAGATTGGCGAAGATCGTATCGCCGTTTTAGGACTTAACCCTCATGCAGGTGATCACGGTGTGATTGGCGATGAAGATGAAGAGATTAAGCGAGCGATTGAAAAAGCAAATAACTTTTTGGAACGTGAAGTCTTTGTAGGACCTTTCGTCCCTGATATGGCATTTTCAAAAGTCAATCGTGCAAAATTTCGTTATTTTGTCTGTATGTACCACGATCAAGGGTTGATTCCTCTTAAAGCACTTTACTTTGATGAGAGTATTAATGTAAGCCTTAATGCAGGTATTGTTCGCACATCTGTAGACCATGGAACGGCTTTTGACATCGCTTATAAAAATGAAAATCCTTCTACGCTTAGTTATATTAATGCCGTCAAAGAGGCCGTTAAACTTGCCACTGGAAAAACATTATTGACATTTTAA
- a CDS encoding NAD(P)-dependent oxidoreductase: MNKYVITLAKTCLGCKKPSCRTGCPVGTPIPEMIRLFLAGEIKKAGKMLFDNNPLSVICSMVCPHEKHCEGHCILNKKGTAVSVGSIENYISDLYINDLQFEKPVKNGKKVAIIGSGPAGISLAVILGAKGYEITMYDAHDKIGGVLRYGIPDFRLNKDILDTIETKLRQLDVTIRPNITVGKNITIGDLFRDEFKAVFIGTGVWSPKKLGIKGESLGHVHFAIDYLKNPSVYRLGETVVVLGAGNVAMDVARTAVRHGAREVIIMYRKGMEDIPASHHEVECAKIDGVKFELYKQPIEISEKGVIYSSTDASGEEGLLEADSILVAISQNPKDNIVQTAKQIEVDGKGLVVTDECGRTTMEGVFASGDVVTGARTVVEAVAFSKRVAVAIEEYIDTL, from the coding sequence ATGAATAAATATGTCATCACACTTGCGAAAACATGCTTGGGCTGTAAAAAACCATCGTGTCGTACGGGATGTCCTGTTGGCACACCCATTCCAGAAATGATTCGTCTTTTTTTAGCAGGAGAAATTAAAAAAGCAGGAAAAATGCTTTTTGACAATAATCCTCTTTCTGTTATCTGTTCTATGGTTTGTCCACATGAAAAACATTGTGAAGGTCACTGTATTCTCAATAAAAAAGGAACGGCAGTCAGTGTTGGAAGTATTGAAAATTATATTTCTGATCTTTACATAAACGATCTTCAGTTTGAAAAACCTGTAAAAAATGGTAAAAAAGTGGCGATTATTGGAAGTGGTCCTGCGGGAATCTCTTTAGCCGTTATTTTAGGTGCTAAAGGCTATGAAATTACAATGTACGATGCTCACGATAAAATTGGTGGAGTATTACGCTACGGTATTCCTGATTTTAGGCTCAATAAAGATATCTTAGACACGATTGAAACGAAATTACGCCAATTGGATGTTACAATTCGCCCTAATATAACGGTGGGTAAAAACATTACCATTGGTGATCTTTTTAGAGATGAATTTAAAGCTGTTTTTATTGGTACAGGGGTTTGGTCTCCTAAAAAACTTGGTATTAAAGGTGAAAGTTTAGGTCATGTCCATTTTGCTATTGACTATCTCAAAAATCCTTCGGTATATCGTTTAGGAGAAACCGTTGTGGTTTTAGGTGCGGGAAATGTTGCTATGGATGTTGCTAGAACGGCGGTCAGACACGGTGCTCGTGAAGTGATCATTATGTACCGTAAAGGTATGGAAGATATTCCCGCATCGCACCATGAAGTTGAATGTGCCAAAATTGATGGTGTTAAGTTTGAGCTTTACAAACAGCCTATTGAAATTAGTGAAAAAGGTGTTATTTACAGTAGCACGGATGCAAGTGGCGAAGAAGGTTTACTTGAAGCAGATTCTATTTTAGTGGCTATTAGTCAAAATCCTAAAGATAACATTGTTCAAACTGCGAAACAGATTGAAGTCGATGGTAAAGGTTTGGTTGTGACGGATGAGTGTGGGCGGACTACTATGGAAGGCGTTTTTGCTTCAGGTGATGTGGTCACAGGAGCTAGAACGGTTGTTGAAGCAGTTGCCTTTTCAAAACGCGTTGCTGTGGCTATCGAAGAGTATATTGATACACTTTAG
- a CDS encoding NAD(P)/FAD-dependent oxidoreductase, translating into MKSDKIIEEILIEIEKHEGGMSRRNAMKLLAASPIAASVLAGAATATEAHASNSNATGKIVIVGGGLAGVATAAKLTHRLSNPDITIIEPNPKSVSYQPGQTLIAAGVWKKSDITYETENFIPKGVKWIKDSVVTFDPQNNKVKTADGTEISYDYLVVATGLMLNFGAIKGLEGEITSSGANNDVVRNKVGKDGVYSIYFADGAVDTQKGIEELIAKAKAHKGSEKLQAIFTDPDTAIKCGGAPKKIMYITHDLLKKAGVRDKVELTFCPSGDKMFGVPEYSAAILEQFKARDFKWEFKTNLVAIDTEKKVATFEKKWLEKGEYDEDLKEYTMVSMSKKVDKNYDFIHITPPQKASDIVGKSPIGSSKGWVPVVKETLQHVTYKNVFALGDIAAVPMGKTGGSARKQYPVVAENLIAVMEKQEKLPAAYDGYTVCPLITSIGTVMLAEFNWTAKPTPSFPLDPTQERWIWWLLKVYALKPMTVYGMLSGRA; encoded by the coding sequence ATGAAATCAGACAAAATCATTGAGGAAATACTCATTGAGATTGAGAAGCATGAAGGTGGGATGTCTCGCCGTAATGCGATGAAACTTTTAGCAGCATCGCCAATTGCTGCGAGTGTCTTAGCGGGCGCTGCAACGGCAACAGAAGCACATGCTTCTAATTCCAATGCTACTGGTAAGATAGTCATTGTGGGTGGTGGCCTTGCAGGTGTCGCAACGGCTGCAAAATTGACACATAGACTCTCTAATCCTGATATTACAATTATTGAGCCAAACCCAAAATCAGTTTCGTATCAGCCTGGGCAAACACTGATCGCTGCTGGTGTGTGGAAAAAAAGTGACATTACCTATGAAACTGAAAATTTTATTCCTAAAGGTGTGAAATGGATCAAAGACTCTGTCGTAACGTTTGATCCACAAAATAATAAAGTAAAAACAGCCGATGGTACGGAAATTAGCTACGATTATCTTGTTGTCGCAACAGGATTAATGCTTAATTTTGGTGCTATAAAAGGGCTAGAAGGCGAAATTACTTCTTCTGGTGCCAATAATGACGTTGTTCGTAATAAAGTAGGAAAAGATGGTGTTTACTCTATCTATTTTGCGGATGGTGCTGTTGATACACAAAAAGGTATTGAAGAACTGATTGCTAAAGCAAAAGCGCATAAGGGATCCGAAAAACTCCAAGCAATTTTTACCGATCCTGATACTGCTATTAAATGTGGTGGAGCTCCTAAGAAAATTATGTACATCACACATGATTTACTCAAAAAAGCAGGTGTTCGCGATAAAGTAGAATTAACCTTCTGCCCATCAGGTGATAAAATGTTTGGTGTGCCTGAATATAGCGCTGCTATTTTAGAGCAATTTAAAGCAAGAGACTTTAAATGGGAATTTAAAACCAATTTAGTAGCGATTGATACAGAGAAAAAAGTAGCGACATTTGAGAAAAAATGGCTTGAAAAAGGTGAGTATGACGAAGACCTTAAAGAATATACCATGGTTTCTATGAGTAAAAAAGTTGATAAAAACTACGATTTTATTCATATTACTCCTCCACAAAAAGCATCAGATATTGTTGGTAAATCGCCTATTGGTTCAAGCAAAGGCTGGGTTCCTGTTGTGAAAGAAACCCTTCAACATGTAACCTATAAAAACGTTTTTGCCCTTGGTGATATTGCTGCTGTTCCTATGGGAAAAACAGGTGGTAGTGCGCGTAAACAATATCCTGTTGTTGCAGAGAACCTCATTGCTGTTATGGAAAAACAAGAAAAACTTCCTGCTGCCTACGATGGTTATACGGTTTGTCCTTTGATTACGAGTATTGGAACGGTTATGCTTGCTGAGTTTAATTGGACAGCAAAACCTACACCTTCTTTCCCTCTTGATCCAACACAAGAGCGCTGGATTTGGTGGTTGCTTAAAGTCTATGCACTTAAACCTATGACAGTTTATGGCATGCTCTCTGGCAGAGCCTAA